The proteins below are encoded in one region of Longimicrobium sp.:
- a CDS encoding PHB depolymerase family esterase: protein MHHLTRTLFALTMAGTLFISGCAPATQPSTSQPAAPDTLPAPHGTTQALIGWSTYQGEGGTRRYWVYVPARHDPARPAPLVVMLHGCTQDPEDFARGTQFSAHAERAGVIVVYPEQTAAYNPQKCWNWYDPAHQGAGAGEPAIIAGITREVMSRFAVDPARVYIAGVSAGGAMAVNTAAAYPELYAAAGAHSALPYRAASDVASAVAAMRSGPAHPDALPAPFAAGVTPVPLIVFHGTSDVVVNAENGRRLADQWRRAVGAKDFTRHEVDAGGLRATRDVSGPFVELWMVEGLGHAWSGGSREGTFTSAAGPDASREM, encoded by the coding sequence ATGCACCACCTGACCCGCACCCTGTTCGCCCTGACGATGGCAGGCACTCTCTTCATCTCAGGCTGCGCCCCAGCCACCCAGCCGTCCACGTCGCAGCCCGCCGCGCCCGACACCCTCCCCGCGCCGCACGGAACCACGCAGGCGCTCATCGGCTGGAGCACGTATCAGGGCGAGGGCGGCACGCGACGGTACTGGGTGTACGTCCCCGCCCGGCACGATCCTGCCCGCCCGGCCCCGCTCGTCGTTATGCTGCACGGCTGCACGCAGGACCCGGAAGACTTCGCGCGCGGAACGCAGTTCAGCGCACATGCCGAGCGCGCGGGCGTCATCGTCGTCTACCCCGAGCAGACCGCGGCGTACAATCCCCAGAAGTGTTGGAACTGGTACGATCCCGCCCACCAGGGGGCCGGCGCGGGCGAGCCGGCCATCATCGCCGGCATCACGCGCGAGGTGATGAGCCGCTTCGCCGTCGATCCCGCGCGCGTCTACATCGCCGGGGTCAGCGCGGGCGGGGCGATGGCCGTCAACACCGCGGCCGCGTATCCCGAGCTGTACGCCGCCGCAGGGGCGCACTCCGCCCTCCCGTATCGCGCGGCGTCGGATGTTGCGTCGGCGGTCGCGGCCATGCGCTCCGGCCCGGCCCACCCCGACGCGCTCCCCGCCCCCTTCGCGGCGGGCGTCACGCCGGTTCCGCTGATCGTGTTCCACGGCACGTCCGATGTCGTCGTGAACGCGGAGAACGGCAGGCGCCTGGCCGACCAGTGGCGGCGCGCCGTCGGGGCCAAGGACTTCACCCGCCACGAGGTGGACGCAGGCGGGCTGCGCGCCACGCGCGACGTCTCCGGGCCGTTCGTAGAGCTGTGGATGGTCGAGGGGCTGGGCCACGCCTGGTCCGGCGGCTCGCGTGAGGGCACGTTCACCTCCGCGGCGGGGCCGGACGCCAGCCGCGAGATG